A single genomic interval of Myxocyprinus asiaticus isolate MX2 ecotype Aquarium Trade chromosome 19, UBuf_Myxa_2, whole genome shotgun sequence harbors:
- the LOC127456766 gene encoding influenza virus NS1A-binding protein homolog A isoform X1, protein MIPNGYLIFEDESFLDSTVAKMNALRKNGQFCDVRLQVCGHELMAHRAVLACCSPYLFEIFNSDLEPHGISLVKFEDLDPEAVEILLNYAYTAQLKADKELVKEVYSAAKRLKMERVKQICSDYLLSKMDSQSAISYRNFASCMGDARLLGKIDNYIQEHLLEVSEQEDFLKLPRLKLEVMLEDNLTLPSNGKLYSKVIGWVQRSLWENGEPLERLMEEVQTLYYSADHKLHEGSLLDGQAEVFGTEDDHIQFVQKKPLRENVPRQLSTSSSGSLSPGSAKQSFKQEWKYIASEKTTNNTYLCLAVLNGMLCVIFLHGRSSPQASPSATPCLTKSLSFEGQPLEEEQDKLLAPMHYARSGLGTAALNGRLIAAGGYNREECLRTVECYDLKTDSWTFIAPMKTPRARFQMAVLMGQLYVMGGSNGHSDELSCGETYNPNADEWSQVPELRTNRCNAGVCSLNNKLYVVGGSDPCGQKGLKNCDVFDPVSKAWTSCAPLNIRRHQAAVCELDGFMYVIGGAESWNCLNSVERYNPENNTWTLIAPMNIARRGAGVAVHEGKLFVVGGFDGSHALRCVEVYDPARNEWRMLGSMNSPRSNAGAAVLGDIIYAVGGFDGNYFLNSVEAYNPKTDEWSTCADAFTNS, encoded by the exons GTATGCGGTCATGAGTTGATGGCTCACCGGGCTGTGCTGGCCTGCTGCAGTCCGTACCTATTTGAGATCTTTAACAGTGACCTGGAGCCTCATGGCATCTCCCTTGTGAAGTTTGAGGATTTGGACCCTGAAGCTGTGGAGATCCTTCTCAACTATGCTTACACTGCCCA GTTGAAGGCAGATAAAGAGCTGGTTAAGGAGGTTTACTCTGCAGCTAAACGACTCAAAATGGAAAGAGTAAAGCAG ATCTGTAGTGACTACCTACTCTCTAAAATGGATTCTCAGAGTGCAATCTCCTATCGTAATTTTGCCAGCTGCATGGGAGATGCGCGTCTGCTGGGCAAGATCGACAATTACATCCAGGAGCATCTTCTAGAGGTGTCGGAGCAAGAGGACTTCCTCAAGCTGCCACGCCTTAAG TTGGAGGTGATGCTGGAGGATAACCTGACCTTGCCCAGTAACGGGAAACTATACTCTAAGGTGATTGGCTGGGTACAGCGCAGCCTGTGGGAAAATGGCGAACCCCTGGAGCGACTGATGGAGGAG GTGCAAACGCTGTACTATTCGGCCGATCACAAGCTGCACGAAGGGAGCCTGCTTGACGGGCAGGCTGAGGTGTTCGGCACTGAGGATGACCACATCCAGTTTGTGCAG AAGAAGCCCCTACGTGAGAATGTACCCCGACAGCTGAGCACCAGCTCCTCCGGCAGCCTCTCCCCTGGATCCGCCAAACAGTCCTTCAAGCAGGAGTGGAAATATATTGCTTCAGAGAAGACCACCA ACAATACATACCTGTGTTTGGCTGTGTTGAATGGCATGCTGTGTGTGATCTTTCTGCATGGGCGCAGCAGTCCCCAGGCCTCTCCCTCTGCCACACCTTGCCTAACCAAGAGCCTGAGCTTTGAGGGCCAGCCGCTGGAAGAGGAGCAGGACAAGCTGCTGGCACCCATGCACTACGCTCGCTCCGGCCTGGGCACTGCTGCTTTGAATGGACGACTCATCGCCGCAG GTGGCTACAATCGTGAGGAGTGCCTGAGGACTGTGGAATGTTATGACCTGAAGACTGACAGCTGGACTTTCATCGCTCCAATGAAGACTCCACGGGCTCGATTTCAGATGGCTGTGCTCATG GGTCAGCTTTATGTGATGGGCGGATCCAATGGACATTCTGACGAATTGAGTTGTGGAGAGACATACAACCCCAATGCTGACGAGTGGAGTCAAGTGCCAGAACTGAGGACCAATCGCTGCAATGCAG GTGTCTGCTCTCTGAACAACAAGCTGTACGTTGTTGGGGGATCAGATCCGTGCGGACAGAAAGGTCTGAAGAACTGTGATGTTTTTGACCCTGTGAGCAAAGCCTGGACCAGCTGTGCCCCATTAAACATCA GGAGGCATCAGGCTGCTGTGTGTGAGTTGGATGGCTTTATGTATGTGATTGGAGGAGCAGAGTCATGGAACTGTTTAAACAGCGTGGAGCGTTACAACCCAGAAAACAACACCTGGACCCTCATTGCCCCAATGAATATAGCCCGCAGAGGAGCTGGAGTGGCCGTCCATGAAG gtAAACTGTTTGTGGTCGGTGGCTTTGATGGCTCCCATGCCTTGCGTTGTGTCGAGGTGTATGACCCTGCCCGGAATGAATGGAGGATGCTGGGTAGCATGAACTCGCCACGCAGCAATGCCGGAGCAGCCGTGCTTGGTGACATCATCTATGCCGTCGGTGGCTTCGATGGAAATTACTTCCTTAACTCAGTTGAGGCCTACAACCCTAAAACAGACGAGTGGAGCACCTGTGCAGATGCCTTCACCAATTCCTAA
- the LOC127456766 gene encoding influenza virus NS1A-binding protein homolog A isoform X2 codes for MIPNGYLIFEDESFLDSTVAKMNALRKNGQFCDVRLQVCGHELMAHRAVLACCSPYLFEIFNSDLEPHGISLVKFEDLDPEAVEILLNYAYTAQLKADKELVKEVYSAAKRLKMERVKQICSDYLLSKMDSQSAISYRNFASCMGDARLLGKIDNYIQEHLLEVSEQEDFLKLPRLKLEVMLEDNLTLPSNGKLYSKVIGWVQRSLWENGEPLERLMEEKKPLRENVPRQLSTSSSGSLSPGSAKQSFKQEWKYIASEKTTNNTYLCLAVLNGMLCVIFLHGRSSPQASPSATPCLTKSLSFEGQPLEEEQDKLLAPMHYARSGLGTAALNGRLIAAGGYNREECLRTVECYDLKTDSWTFIAPMKTPRARFQMAVLMGQLYVMGGSNGHSDELSCGETYNPNADEWSQVPELRTNRCNAGVCSLNNKLYVVGGSDPCGQKGLKNCDVFDPVSKAWTSCAPLNIRRHQAAVCELDGFMYVIGGAESWNCLNSVERYNPENNTWTLIAPMNIARRGAGVAVHEGKLFVVGGFDGSHALRCVEVYDPARNEWRMLGSMNSPRSNAGAAVLGDIIYAVGGFDGNYFLNSVEAYNPKTDEWSTCADAFTNS; via the exons GTATGCGGTCATGAGTTGATGGCTCACCGGGCTGTGCTGGCCTGCTGCAGTCCGTACCTATTTGAGATCTTTAACAGTGACCTGGAGCCTCATGGCATCTCCCTTGTGAAGTTTGAGGATTTGGACCCTGAAGCTGTGGAGATCCTTCTCAACTATGCTTACACTGCCCA GTTGAAGGCAGATAAAGAGCTGGTTAAGGAGGTTTACTCTGCAGCTAAACGACTCAAAATGGAAAGAGTAAAGCAG ATCTGTAGTGACTACCTACTCTCTAAAATGGATTCTCAGAGTGCAATCTCCTATCGTAATTTTGCCAGCTGCATGGGAGATGCGCGTCTGCTGGGCAAGATCGACAATTACATCCAGGAGCATCTTCTAGAGGTGTCGGAGCAAGAGGACTTCCTCAAGCTGCCACGCCTTAAG TTGGAGGTGATGCTGGAGGATAACCTGACCTTGCCCAGTAACGGGAAACTATACTCTAAGGTGATTGGCTGGGTACAGCGCAGCCTGTGGGAAAATGGCGAACCCCTGGAGCGACTGATGGAGGAG AAGAAGCCCCTACGTGAGAATGTACCCCGACAGCTGAGCACCAGCTCCTCCGGCAGCCTCTCCCCTGGATCCGCCAAACAGTCCTTCAAGCAGGAGTGGAAATATATTGCTTCAGAGAAGACCACCA ACAATACATACCTGTGTTTGGCTGTGTTGAATGGCATGCTGTGTGTGATCTTTCTGCATGGGCGCAGCAGTCCCCAGGCCTCTCCCTCTGCCACACCTTGCCTAACCAAGAGCCTGAGCTTTGAGGGCCAGCCGCTGGAAGAGGAGCAGGACAAGCTGCTGGCACCCATGCACTACGCTCGCTCCGGCCTGGGCACTGCTGCTTTGAATGGACGACTCATCGCCGCAG GTGGCTACAATCGTGAGGAGTGCCTGAGGACTGTGGAATGTTATGACCTGAAGACTGACAGCTGGACTTTCATCGCTCCAATGAAGACTCCACGGGCTCGATTTCAGATGGCTGTGCTCATG GGTCAGCTTTATGTGATGGGCGGATCCAATGGACATTCTGACGAATTGAGTTGTGGAGAGACATACAACCCCAATGCTGACGAGTGGAGTCAAGTGCCAGAACTGAGGACCAATCGCTGCAATGCAG GTGTCTGCTCTCTGAACAACAAGCTGTACGTTGTTGGGGGATCAGATCCGTGCGGACAGAAAGGTCTGAAGAACTGTGATGTTTTTGACCCTGTGAGCAAAGCCTGGACCAGCTGTGCCCCATTAAACATCA GGAGGCATCAGGCTGCTGTGTGTGAGTTGGATGGCTTTATGTATGTGATTGGAGGAGCAGAGTCATGGAACTGTTTAAACAGCGTGGAGCGTTACAACCCAGAAAACAACACCTGGACCCTCATTGCCCCAATGAATATAGCCCGCAGAGGAGCTGGAGTGGCCGTCCATGAAG gtAAACTGTTTGTGGTCGGTGGCTTTGATGGCTCCCATGCCTTGCGTTGTGTCGAGGTGTATGACCCTGCCCGGAATGAATGGAGGATGCTGGGTAGCATGAACTCGCCACGCAGCAATGCCGGAGCAGCCGTGCTTGGTGACATCATCTATGCCGTCGGTGGCTTCGATGGAAATTACTTCCTTAACTCAGTTGAGGCCTACAACCCTAAAACAGACGAGTGGAGCACCTGTGCAGATGCCTTCACCAATTCCTAA